The following proteins come from a genomic window of Phnomibacter ginsenosidimutans:
- a CDS encoding lysoplasmalogenase yields the protein MRSKTGILSIVFFALLLGDILGNALPNEWLHLICKPLLMPVLLALLLQSDAVRHYTPSRWMAAGLLLSWVGDVLLMRGEQPLFFMAGLGSFLLAHVCYIVYFNKLRTISFGQWAKAYFWVLIAVLLYAVSLFVRLKPFLGDMFIPVLLYTAVITSMLLLALALRGQLPGKVAVKFGAGAALFVASDSILAYNKFAAAVPQAGLLIMLTYGVAQWLLCMAAVETARYFTRKKD from the coding sequence ATGCGTAGCAAAACCGGCATTCTGAGCATCGTTTTTTTCGCCCTTTTGCTGGGCGATATATTGGGTAATGCCTTGCCCAATGAATGGCTGCATCTTATTTGTAAGCCGTTGCTCATGCCAGTGTTGTTGGCATTGTTGTTACAATCAGATGCCGTTCGCCACTACACTCCTTCCCGGTGGATGGCGGCAGGTCTGTTGCTCTCATGGGTGGGCGATGTGCTGCTCATGAGAGGCGAACAGCCATTGTTTTTCATGGCGGGATTGGGTAGTTTTCTGTTGGCACATGTCTGCTACATCGTGTACTTCAACAAGCTGCGTACCATTTCTTTTGGCCAGTGGGCCAAAGCCTATTTCTGGGTGCTGATAGCCGTCCTACTCTATGCGGTGTCGCTGTTTGTGCGGCTCAAACCTTTCTTGGGCGACATGTTTATTCCCGTGTTGTTGTACACTGCGGTTATTACCAGCATGCTCCTGCTGGCGCTGGCTTTGCGTGGACAATTGCCGGGTAAAGTGGCGGTAAAATTTGGTGCCGGTGCAGCTTTGTTTGTGGCTTCTGATTCTATTTTGGCCTACAACAAATTTGCTGCAGCTGTACCACAGGCTGGCTTGCTCATTATGCTTACCTATGGCGTAGCACAGTGGTTGCTGTGCATGGCGGCAGTAGAAACGGCGAGGTATTTTACCAGAAAAAAGGATTGA
- a CDS encoding magnesium transporter, with protein MLTDKEKMFLDYWAKNRDRQKKLLYQLGVGLPLGLVLGAVIMANFFSGWYKRADMIANSQFNPVVLYIAVLLIAVFFAVFSKKFQWDQQEQRYKELLHKQKINQDKQNEEKQDHEVHEKN; from the coding sequence ATGCTGACGGATAAGGAAAAAATGTTTCTCGACTACTGGGCCAAAAACCGCGACCGGCAGAAAAAACTGCTGTACCAGTTGGGGGTGGGTTTACCATTAGGTCTGGTATTGGGTGCTGTCATCATGGCCAATTTTTTTTCGGGCTGGTACAAGCGGGCCGATATGATTGCCAATAGTCAGTTCAATCCGGTGGTGTTGTACATTGCGGTATTGCTGATTGCTGTTTTCTTTGCGGTGTTTTCCAAAAAGTTTCAGTGGGATCAGCAGGAGCAGCGCTACAAAGAGTTGCTGCACAAACAAAAAATCAATCAAGACAAACAAAACGAGGAAAAGCAAGACCATGAAGTTCATGAAAAAAATTAG
- a CDS encoding FKBP-type peptidyl-prolyl cis-trans isomerase yields the protein MKKISVVLLMCVAVAATLAGCTKSSTGCQVQDPSKEEAAIQAFIAAKGITATKSSRGLYYQIITPGSTSRPQNTSVIYCTYKGTLLDGTVFDQQTNPGLTGFQLSGLIEAWKIGLPLIGKGGSIKMILPSALGYGCTGSGSSIPPNTPLYFEMTLVDFFN from the coding sequence ATGAAAAAAATTAGCGTAGTGTTGTTGATGTGTGTAGCTGTTGCTGCCACACTCGCCGGATGTACCAAATCAAGCACGGGTTGTCAGGTACAAGATCCATCGAAAGAAGAAGCAGCCATTCAGGCATTCATTGCTGCCAAAGGCATTACGGCTACCAAAAGCAGCCGGGGGCTGTATTATCAAATCATCACGCCGGGCAGTACCAGCAGACCGCAAAATACCAGCGTTATTTATTGCACCTACAAAGGCACTTTGCTCGATGGTACCGTGTTTGATCAGCAAACCAACCCTGGCCTCACGGGCTTTCAACTCAGTGGTTTGATTGAAGCTTGGAAAATTGGTCTGCCACTGATTGGCAAAGGCGGTTCTATTAAAATGATATTGCCAAGTGCATTGGGCTATGGTTGCACGGGTAGTGGTAGCAGCATTCCACCCAATACGCCATTGTATTTCGAAATGACCTTGGTTGATTTCTTCAACTAA